One genomic window of Thalassoroseus pseudoceratinae includes the following:
- the mch gene encoding methenyltetrahydromethanopterin cyclohydrolase, which yields MSFALNLRSAELLGSVAEQTDSLRIARQEISDRYTLWDFGVETEGGLNAGLLLSRLCLAGLADVSLTTSPLAGMDWPTVAVQTDHPLPACLFSQYAGWSVSVDKFFGMGSGPMRAAASQEPLFEEFQYREDSEHLVGILETDTLPTADVFDHLAEKSGSSPRITLAVAPTASQAGNVQIVARSVETALHKLHEVGFDVQRVRSGFGTAPLPPVATDFLTGLGRTNDAILYGGRVTLWVTGDDESLETIGPKVPASSSNDYGRPFQEIFKAANHDFYKIDPLLFSPAEIVLHNLDTGRVFRFGETDEAVLQASFGVS from the coding sequence ATGAGTTTCGCACTCAATCTTCGTTCCGCCGAATTGCTTGGTTCTGTGGCCGAGCAAACCGATTCCTTGCGAATTGCCCGGCAGGAAATTTCCGATCGCTACACGCTTTGGGACTTTGGCGTCGAGACTGAAGGCGGACTCAACGCGGGTTTGTTGCTCAGTCGTCTTTGTTTGGCTGGTTTGGCGGACGTCTCGCTCACAACGAGCCCCCTGGCTGGAATGGATTGGCCAACCGTCGCCGTGCAAACCGATCATCCGCTGCCCGCTTGCTTGTTCAGTCAGTATGCGGGCTGGAGTGTTTCCGTCGACAAGTTTTTCGGGATGGGTTCGGGACCGATGCGAGCGGCGGCGTCTCAGGAACCGTTGTTCGAGGAATTCCAGTACCGCGAAGACAGTGAGCATCTCGTCGGCATCTTAGAGACCGACACGCTACCGACGGCGGATGTGTTCGACCACCTCGCAGAGAAATCGGGTTCGTCGCCACGAATCACGTTGGCGGTCGCGCCGACCGCGAGCCAAGCTGGGAACGTGCAGATCGTGGCCCGCTCCGTCGAGACTGCTCTACACAAACTTCACGAAGTTGGCTTCGATGTGCAGCGGGTCCGCAGTGGTTTTGGGACCGCACCGCTGCCACCCGTGGCGACGGATTTCCTCACCGGACTCGGCCGCACGAATGATGCCATTTTGTATGGCGGTCGCGTCACACTGTGGGTCACGGGGGACGACGAATCTCTTGAGACAATCGGACCGAAAGTCCCGGCTTCATCGTCCAACGATTACGGGCGGCCGTTCCAAGAGATTTTCAAAGCCGCCAATCACGACTTCTACAAGATTGACCCGCTACTCTTCAGTCCAGCGGAAATCGTGCTGCATAATCTCGATACCGGTCGTGTTTTTCGATTCGGTGAAACCGATGAAGCTGTGTTGCAGGCGTCGTTCGGGGTGTCGTAG
- a CDS encoding MFS transporter codes for MSSPISTSLRWRLSVLWALQWGITGSTLTYLPLYFTEHRVDAQQLGQLMAVAALGLLVAPLVVGQVCDRWMHSEKYLAIAHFLGGFTLTYIPEAARVYAETQDNFPVLLGLIAVYAAAYFPTIPLASSLTFRHLTDPDSQFGSIRIWGTVGWVLAGLGLSLWLGQREFSVWLYRAFPGGGVLFNEAGTVFDFLGSPSSDDAFDIAAILSFALSAFCVFLPKTPPLHVRTEKLSRAERKANRKKTRIRERFAVLSVLRLFLDPQVALLIAISFALALVVPTYSLAVPILLEHLGISAHWVPAVMTVGQISEFPCLALLHWCLARWGAKITFALGMLAWLVRYGLFAADTPFAVVMFGVSLHGVCHVFLVIVVQLYLDRRCPPDTKATAQNIFAFLTLGIALPLGFLLAGWWGRICRLTTPDMANFSLFFAVPAGIVAGLLLIFWTFTDTKLGLETKDDESPADTGD; via the coding sequence ATGTCCTCGCCGATTTCCACGTCTCTTCGCTGGCGGTTGTCGGTCTTGTGGGCGTTGCAGTGGGGAATCACTGGTTCCACGCTGACGTATTTGCCGTTGTATTTCACCGAGCACCGGGTCGATGCCCAGCAACTCGGGCAGTTGATGGCAGTCGCGGCGCTTGGGTTGTTGGTGGCTCCGTTGGTGGTCGGGCAGGTTTGCGATCGCTGGATGCACAGTGAAAAGTATCTGGCGATCGCTCATTTTCTCGGCGGCTTCACGCTGACGTACATCCCCGAAGCGGCCCGTGTGTACGCGGAAACGCAAGACAACTTCCCCGTGCTGCTCGGTTTGATTGCTGTCTACGCAGCCGCGTATTTTCCGACGATTCCGCTCGCGAGTTCGCTGACATTCCGACACCTGACCGACCCTGACTCCCAATTTGGTTCGATTCGAATTTGGGGAACCGTCGGTTGGGTGTTGGCGGGGTTGGGGTTGTCGCTGTGGTTGGGTCAGAGAGAATTTTCCGTTTGGTTGTACCGCGCGTTTCCCGGCGGAGGAGTACTGTTCAACGAAGCGGGAACGGTGTTCGATTTCCTCGGTTCACCGTCCAGCGACGACGCGTTCGACATCGCTGCGATTCTGTCGTTCGCGCTGAGCGCCTTCTGCGTGTTCCTTCCGAAAACGCCGCCGTTGCACGTTCGGACAGAAAAACTCTCACGAGCCGAACGGAAAGCCAATCGCAAGAAAACACGAATCCGCGAACGATTTGCGGTTCTCTCCGTGTTGCGGTTGTTTCTTGATCCGCAAGTGGCCTTGTTGATTGCGATTAGTTTCGCGTTGGCATTGGTCGTGCCGACATACAGTCTTGCGGTGCCGATTCTGTTGGAGCATCTGGGAATCAGTGCTCACTGGGTTCCGGCGGTGATGACGGTCGGGCAGATCTCCGAATTCCCCTGTCTGGCGTTATTACATTGGTGCTTAGCACGGTGGGGAGCGAAAATCACGTTTGCACTCGGCATGTTGGCGTGGCTGGTGCGGTATGGATTGTTCGCTGCGGACACGCCGTTCGCTGTGGTGATGTTCGGAGTCAGCTTGCATGGGGTGTGTCATGTGTTTCTGGTGATTGTCGTGCAGTTGTACTTGGACCGTCGTTGTCCGCCCGATACCAAAGCGACGGCTCAGAATATCTTCGCGTTTCTAACACTCGGCATCGCACTGCCATTGGGGTTCCTGTTGGCTGGGTGGTGGGGCCGAATTTGTCGTCTGACTACTCCGGACATGGCGAACTTCTCGCTGTTCTTCGCCGTTCCCGCTGGGATTGTGGCTGGCCTGTTGTTGATTTTTTGGACATTCACCGACACCAAATTGGGACTAGAAACCAAGGACGACGAATCACCGGCAGACACCGGCGATTGA
- a CDS encoding nucleoside permease, giving the protein MHTLIGPRLSIMMFLEFFIWGSWYVTAPLYLGKIGFTPGDFGWTYGVGPIAGMLSPFFLGMIADRFFATERVLGVMHLLGAGAMYWATTLMAVPNPEPSAINLAFFLHMLCFYPTLSLTNTLALHNMTDAEKQFPLIRVFGTIGWIIAGFALDWLGWTSERSMFWLTISAATALGLYSFTLPHTPPPNKGKKASARELLGMDAFVLLKRRSFLVFIISSFLICIPLAFYYQLAAKSLQQTGVANTATKMSYGQISEIVFMLAMPLFFKRLGVKWMLLVGMACWVIRYALFAIGAPTPDPMISLMLIGIVLHGICYDFFFVTGQIYTDKAAPKEIRGQAQGMLVLFTLGIGMFIGAWIAGVVEGTFTPPEAVALNEEAKEHADDLKATSDKLDAELKDWSEEEKAQFNEWKGMAGALRDVYAAGDLDVPSVEERIDTVTELTSREVSSDIRTALDYQDSIDADAAQRDEKSMKALQLLDWQWIWTIPCIFAAIVMIVFGVLFQDDTQAAPTEEELAADTLKTTDPLPEASEPTDDAPENP; this is encoded by the coding sequence ATGCACACTCTGATTGGCCCCCGGCTCTCCATTATGATGTTTTTGGAGTTTTTCATTTGGGGGTCGTGGTATGTGACGGCACCGTTGTACCTCGGGAAAATCGGTTTCACGCCGGGCGATTTCGGTTGGACGTACGGTGTGGGCCCGATCGCGGGGATGCTTTCGCCGTTCTTTCTCGGAATGATTGCCGACCGCTTCTTCGCCACCGAACGCGTATTGGGGGTTATGCATTTACTCGGTGCGGGGGCGATGTACTGGGCAACTACTCTGATGGCGGTTCCCAATCCCGAGCCAAGTGCGATTAACCTGGCGTTCTTTCTGCACATGCTCTGTTTCTATCCGACCCTGTCGCTGACAAACACGTTGGCGTTGCACAACATGACGGACGCGGAAAAACAATTTCCGCTGATTCGGGTGTTCGGTACGATCGGTTGGATCATCGCCGGCTTCGCTCTCGACTGGCTCGGATGGACTTCCGAACGTTCGATGTTCTGGCTGACAATCAGCGCGGCGACGGCTCTGGGCCTCTACAGCTTCACCCTTCCGCATACTCCGCCGCCAAACAAAGGCAAAAAGGCGTCGGCTCGGGAATTGTTGGGGATGGACGCGTTCGTGTTGCTCAAACGCCGTTCGTTCTTGGTCTTCATCATTAGTTCGTTCCTGATCTGCATTCCGTTGGCCTTCTATTACCAACTGGCTGCCAAGAGTTTGCAGCAAACCGGCGTCGCGAACACAGCGACGAAGATGTCCTACGGACAAATTTCCGAAATCGTATTCATGTTGGCAATGCCGTTGTTCTTCAAACGGCTTGGTGTGAAGTGGATGTTGCTTGTCGGGATGGCGTGTTGGGTGATTCGGTATGCGTTGTTCGCCATCGGTGCACCGACGCCCGATCCCATGATCAGCTTGATGCTCATCGGGATTGTGCTGCACGGGATCTGTTACGACTTCTTCTTTGTGACCGGTCAAATCTACACCGACAAAGCTGCTCCGAAGGAAATCCGCGGGCAAGCCCAAGGGATGCTCGTTCTGTTTACGCTGGGGATCGGGATGTTCATCGGGGCATGGATTGCCGGTGTGGTTGAAGGCACATTCACGCCGCCGGAAGCGGTCGCGTTGAACGAAGAAGCGAAGGAACATGCCGACGATCTGAAGGCGACCAGCGATAAACTCGACGCGGAATTGAAAGACTGGTCCGAAGAGGAGAAAGCCCAATTCAACGAGTGGAAAGGCATGGCCGGTGCATTGCGTGACGTGTACGCCGCCGGTGATCTAGACGTTCCGTCGGTTGAAGAGCGAATCGACACCGTAACCGAACTGACCTCCCGTGAGGTTTCGTCCGACATTCGCACCGCGTTGGACTATCAAGATTCGATCGATGCCGATGCCGCCCAACGCGACGAAAAGTCGATGAAGGCGTTACAATTGTTGGATTGGCAGTGGATTTGGACGATACCATGTATCTTCGCCGCGATTGTGATGATCGTCTTCGGAGTCCTCTTCCAAGACGACACTCAAGCCGCCCCGACGGAAGAGGAATTGGCCGCCGATACACTCAAAACGACCGATCCGCTGCCGGAGGCTTCAGAACCGACCGATGATGCCCCGGAAAACCCATGA